Sequence from the Paenibacillus riograndensis SBR5 genome:
AACCATTTTCCGCATATTACGCTGCCATCCGCAGGCCCGCCATCCCGCCAGCCATCATGCTGGTGCCGGAACTTCCCCCGCCAAAACCCAGCATCTGCACAGTGCCGCTGCTGACCGCCATCGTCATCTCCGCCGCTGTCTCCCGGCGGAGCAGCTCCAGCATGACGGGAAGCTGGCCTTTTTCATAGGATTCCGCCAGCGCCTGGAGCAAAATCCGGAAATCCAGGTCCTGCGGCTGCGCAGGGCCGTCATCCTCCGCGAGTTCTTTGCGGACCGCCCCGAGTGCCTGACGCGCCCGGTGCAGCGCCGCCTTGACGGCTCCTTCGGTGGTGCCAAGCATTTCTGCCGTTTCACCTGCCGGGTAATCAAGCACATCGCGCATTACGAAAACCGTTCTTTGCAGCGGGGATAAATGACGGATCAGCGCCTGAAAAGCCATCTCGATCTCAGACCGTCCGCTCTCCGGTGCTTGACCGGACATCTGGCCTTGAGCGAGCGCCGCCACAGCTTGCGTGTGTTCCAGCACACGTCCAAGCGAGGTTTTACGCCGCATGGCATCAATCCAGGTGTTTTTGGCAATCCGCAGCAGCAGTGCTTCGGGATTCGGGCTGTCTGCGAATTTTTTATAAGCAAGCGTTTTGGTCCAGGTGTCCTGGGCTAAGTCCTCGGCTTCAACCCGGGAGCGGGTCAGCGACAGGCAATACCTGAACAGAGCCTCGCGAAGCGGCGGGTAACTTTGTTCATCCATTAATACGGCGGTGCTGTATGGTTCAAGGATCGACACCTGCGATCATCTCCTTTTTGCTCATCCTGGGTTTTCTGTTGCCTCTATTATATAAACGATCTGCACAATGTAAAAGATACGCTGTCTTCACAGTTATTTTGCGGGGAACTCTGGCGTATCCTTTGCAGGGCCCCATCCGTTTACAGGGTATCAACCAAAGCTACTCAAGGAGGCATGAACATGAGCGTAATTCCTTATGTCATTGAACAAACAAGCAGGGGGGAGCGTTCCTACGATATTTATTCCCGGCTGCTGAAGGACCGGATTGTGTTCGTAGGTGCGGCCATCGACGACCAGCTCGCAAACAGCATCATCGCCCAGCTGCTGTTCCTGGCGGCAGACGAGCCGGATAAGGATATCCAGATGTATATCAACAGCCCGGGAGGTTCGACTACCGCAGGCTTCGGCATTTATGATACGATGCAGGTAATCAAACCGCAGGTCAGTACAATTTGCACCGGCTTTGCGGCTTCCTTTGCTTCCCTTCTGCTGCTGGCCGGAGCAACCGGCAAACGGTACGCACTGCCGAACAGCGAGATTATGATCCATCAGCCGCATGGCGGAGCTCAGGGCCAGGCCAGCGACATTGCCATCAGCGCACGCCGTATCCTGCAGATTAGGGAAAAGGTGGTGCAGATCAGCGCAGAACGCACGGGACAGCCGGCGGAGAAGGTGGCGAAGGATATGGACCGGGATTATTTTATGTCGGCCCAGGAGGCGCTGGAATACGGCATTATTGACAAGGTCATTACCAAACTGTAAGCAGAGGAGCGGATTCTAAATGCTGGAAGCTTTAAAAGGCCAAGAGGTCAGTATGAATTTTCTGGATGGTTCAAGTGTAAGAGGCGGTGTTCTGGAGGAAATCGACGAGCGGTTTGTCAAATATCGTACCGAATATCAGGTGCTGTACATTCCCATTACCTCGATCCGCGCTGTGGCTGTGGAGACGAAAGAGCGTGAGCGTCCACGGGTAGGATTTGGGCAATAGCAAGGAGAGGAAAACCATCCAATATTTAAAATCTGTTATTGATGATGAGATTTGGTATTTCGAAATTGACGGGCAGCAGACTGCTTACCGGCAGATTGTTGCCCGGCAAGAAGGGGCCTGCCGTGTGTCCGGCAGCCCGGATTTTTACTTAACGGACCAGTCCGTTGAGTGGATGGAGGGAGATATCCCGATCGAATCTGCGGAATTTGAGGCGGTTTGGGCCAAGGCCATGGCACCTTACCAGGAGGAATGGAACCGGGTCAGGCAGAGGTATCCTGAAGGCAGGCGGGTGGCTGGTGCCATTATGTTTTTTTCGATCCATGGCATTCATATTGCCTTATCGGACGGAGGTTATGCGGTGACAGCATATGAGCCGGTCCGTTCCCAAGTGGATCACAGCTATCTGTACCCGCGCTATCTTATTGAGGGCACAGTACAAGGAGTGGACGACGTTAACTGCTGGCTGGTTCTGGGCAATTGCACCATGAGCGGCGGTACAGACGGCAAAGAGACTATTCTGCAAATTTAGGCGTTTATCATCCAGGTGATTTTTCAAGGCTATTCCCCGTTGTCCAGGAACGGAAGGAATGGCCTTTTTTTTTGTTGTATAGGAAAATATGATTACTTCCGCTTGTGGATCTTCTCATTCCAACTAGCGCTTGCTCACCCGCTTCTTCGCAGGACGCTAGTTGGAAAAATGGAGCTTATTTTTCCGAAAATTCAAAAATTCTGAGATTTAGGTGTAAAAAGGAAACTTAATTGGGCCATATTCCTTCGGTAGGAGCGAAAGGAGCTGAATTAGTGTCCCTTTTTCCACTTCATCTGTCGAACACAGGATGCTCTAGCAAATTAGTTAACCTTTTTCCACTTGGCATTGCTGCAAGGACCATATGAAGGCCCTAAGCAACGCTATACTTAGATCCACAACGGCTGCGTTGTCCAGTGAAGAACGGCGCGGATGTTTGGTTTGGCTAAAAGAAAAAGTGCCTTTTATTAAATGACCAAGCTCATCCTATTCCGGCGGCAGCGGGCTATTATTTGTTTTGCGCATTGGTTTGGGACGTTCACCGTTTTGATGACGGGTATTGGATTAACAAGACTACATATAATAAACAATGACCGGAAGATTCTGGTGAAACAGCGGCCGGCGGCAGCATGACAGTTATTAGCAGCATGACAGTTATTATAGGAAGGAAAACGGGTAAAAGAATATATTGCGCCGTGCAACAGACAGGATAGGCAGGCAAGATCAGACGGGTCAGGTACGGGATGATGAAAATGTATTATGAACTAGACAGCTGCTGTGATACAATAGTCTAGTTGTCCTGGTCCGTCAAGTTCCATTTTTTATCGTGCTTTGACACACGCTGGGGTTTGAAGATCAATT
This genomic interval carries:
- the clpP gene encoding ATP-dependent Clp endopeptidase proteolytic subunit ClpP; the encoded protein is MNMSVIPYVIEQTSRGERSYDIYSRLLKDRIVFVGAAIDDQLANSIIAQLLFLAADEPDKDIQMYINSPGGSTTAGFGIYDTMQVIKPQVSTICTGFAASFASLLLLAGATGKRYALPNSEIMIHQPHGGAQGQASDIAISARRILQIREKVVQISAERTGQPAEKVAKDMDRDYFMSAQEALEYGIIDKVITKL
- a CDS encoding RNA polymerase sigma factor, whose protein sequence is MSILEPYSTAVLMDEQSYPPLREALFRYCLSLTRSRVEAEDLAQDTWTKTLAYKKFADSPNPEALLLRIAKNTWIDAMRRKTSLGRVLEHTQAVAALAQGQMSGQAPESGRSEIEMAFQALIRHLSPLQRTVFVMRDVLDYPAGETAEMLGTTEGAVKAALHRARQALGAVRKELAEDDGPAQPQDLDFRILLQALAESYEKGQLPVMLELLRRETAAEMTMAVSSGTVQMLGFGGGSSGTSMMAGGMAGLRMAA